A part of Ammospiza caudacuta isolate bAmmCau1 chromosome 5, bAmmCau1.pri, whole genome shotgun sequence genomic DNA contains:
- the MAFF gene encoding transcription factor MafF, translated as MAADGLSSKALKVKRELGENTPLLSDEELMGLSVRELNHHLRGLSKEEVARLKQRRRTLKNRGYAASCRVKRVCQKEELQKQKMELEWEVDKLARENAAMRLELDTLRGKYEALQGFARTVATHGPPAKVATASVITIVKSGTNQAAYS; from the exons ATGGCTGCAGACGGGCTCTCCAGCAAGGCTTTGAAG GTGAAGCGGGAGCTGGGGGAGAACACTCCGCTGCTGTCGGATGAGGAGCTGATGGGGCTCTCAGTGCGGGAACTCAACCACCACCTGCGGGGCCTCTCCAAGGAGGAGGTGGCGAGGCTGAAGCAGCGTCGTCGGACGCTGAAAAACCGGGGTTATGCTGCCAGCTGCCGAGTGAAGCGCGTCTGCCAGAAGGAagagctgcagaagcagaagatggagCTGGAGTGGGAGGTGGACAAGCTGGCCCGGGAGAACGCTGCCATGCGCCTGGAGCTCGACACCCTGCGTGGCAAGTACgaggccctgcagggctttGCCCGCACCGTGGCCACTCACGGGCCCCCCGCCAAGGTGGCCACGGCCAGCGTCATCACCATCGTCAAGTCCGGCACCAACCAGGCTGCCTACTCCTAG
- the TMEM184B gene encoding transmembrane protein 184B isoform X1 — MIMMTDVTAVPRLGSTATTPAVAPNFSWMPEDGSPTAVEQPIFLMTTAAQAISGFFVWTALLITCHQIYMHLRCYSCPNEQRYIVRILFIVPIYAFDSWLSLLFFTNDQYYVYFGTVRDCYEAFVIYNFLSLCYEYLGGESSIMSEIRGKPIESSCVYGTCCLWGKTYSIGFLRFCKQATLQFCVVKPLMAISTVILQAFGKYQDGDFDVTSGYLYVTIIYNISVSLALYALFLFYFATRELLSPYSPVLKFFMVKSVIFLSFWQGMLLAILEKCGAIPKIHSANVSVGEGTVAAGYQDFIICVEMFFAAIALRHAFTYKVYVDKRIDAQAVPSYGPYGRCAPMKSISSSLKETMNPHDIVQDAIHNFSPAYQQYTQQSTLEHGPPWRNGSHVISRSHSCSGARDNEKTLLLSSDDEF, encoded by the exons ATGATTATGATGACTGATGTCACTGCAGTCCCCAGACTGGGGTCGACTGCCaccactccagctgtggctcctAACTTCTCCTGGATGCCAGAGGATGGCAGCCCCACGGCTGTGGAGCAGCCAATATTCCTCATGACCACTGCTGCTCAGGCTATCTCAGGTTTCTTTGTATGGACAGCTTTGCTCATCACCTGCCATCAG ATCTACATGCACCTGCGCTGCTACAGCTGCCCAAACGAGCAGCGCTACATCGTTCGCATCCTCTTCATCGTGCCCATTTATGCCTTTGACTCCTGGCTCAGCCTCCTGTTCTTCACCAATGACCAGTACTATGTTTACTTCGGCACAGTGCGGGACTGCTATGAAG CCTTTGTAATATACAACTTTCTCAGCCTCTGCTATGAGTATTTGGGAGGGGAGAGCTCCATCATGTCTGAGATCAGAGGGAAACCAATTGA GTCCAGCTGTGTGTACGGGACTTGCTGCCTGTGGGGAAAGACATATTCAATTGGATTCCTGAGATTCTGCAAACAG GCTACCCTGCAGTTCTGTGTGGTGAAGCCCCTCATGGCCATCAGCACAGTCATCCTTCAGGCCTTTGGCAAGTACCAGGATGGTGACTTTGA TGTAACCAGTGGCTACCTCTATGTGACGATCATCTACAACATCTCTGTCAGCCTGGCACTGTATGCCCTCTTCCTTTTCTACTTCGCCACACGTGAGCTGCTCAGTCCCTACAGCCCAGTCCTCAAGTTCTTCATGGTGAAATCTGTCATCTTCCTGTCCTTCTGGCAAG GGATGCTCTTGGCCATCTTGGAAAAGTGTGGTgccatccccaaaatccactctGCTAATGTGTCTGTGGGGGAAGGCACAGTAGCTGCTGGCTATCAAGACTTCATCATTTGTGTGGAGATGTTCTTTGCAGCCATTGCCCTGCGCCACGCCTTCACATACAAGGTGTATGTGGACAAGAGGATTGATGCCCAAG CTGTTCCATCATATGGGCCATACG GTCGCTGTGCTCCCATGAAGAGCATCTCCAGCAGCCTCAAGGAGACCATGAATCCCCATGACATTGTCCAAGACGCGATCCACAACTTCTCTCCAGCCTACCAGCAGTACACGCAGCAGTCGACGCTGGAGCACGGTCCCCCTTGGCGCAATGGCAGCCACGTCATCTCGcgctcccacagctgctccggCGCCCGTGACAACGAGAAGACCCTCTTGCTGAGCTCCGATGATGAATTCTAG
- the TMEM184B gene encoding transmembrane protein 184B isoform X3 — translation MYPDPALPCVHLQIYMHLRCYSCPNEQRYIVRILFIVPIYAFDSWLSLLFFTNDQYYVYFGTVRDCYEAFVIYNFLSLCYEYLGGESSIMSEIRGKPIESSCVYGTCCLWGKTYSIGFLRFCKQATLQFCVVKPLMAISTVILQAFGKYQDGDFDVTSGYLYVTIIYNISVSLALYALFLFYFATRELLSPYSPVLKFFMVKSVIFLSFWQGMLLAILEKCGAIPKIHSANVSVGEGTVAAGYQDFIICVEMFFAAIALRHAFTYKVYVDKRIDAQAVPSYGPYGRCAPMKSISSSLKETMNPHDIVQDAIHNFSPAYQQYTQQSTLEHGPPWRNGSHVISRSHSCSGARDNEKTLLLSSDDEF, via the exons ATGTACCCTGATCCCGCTCTCCCCTGTGTCCATCTCCAGATCTACATGCACCTGCGCTGCTACAGCTGCCCAAACGAGCAGCGCTACATCGTTCGCATCCTCTTCATCGTGCCCATTTATGCCTTTGACTCCTGGCTCAGCCTCCTGTTCTTCACCAATGACCAGTACTATGTTTACTTCGGCACAGTGCGGGACTGCTATGAAG CCTTTGTAATATACAACTTTCTCAGCCTCTGCTATGAGTATTTGGGAGGGGAGAGCTCCATCATGTCTGAGATCAGAGGGAAACCAATTGA GTCCAGCTGTGTGTACGGGACTTGCTGCCTGTGGGGAAAGACATATTCAATTGGATTCCTGAGATTCTGCAAACAG GCTACCCTGCAGTTCTGTGTGGTGAAGCCCCTCATGGCCATCAGCACAGTCATCCTTCAGGCCTTTGGCAAGTACCAGGATGGTGACTTTGA TGTAACCAGTGGCTACCTCTATGTGACGATCATCTACAACATCTCTGTCAGCCTGGCACTGTATGCCCTCTTCCTTTTCTACTTCGCCACACGTGAGCTGCTCAGTCCCTACAGCCCAGTCCTCAAGTTCTTCATGGTGAAATCTGTCATCTTCCTGTCCTTCTGGCAAG GGATGCTCTTGGCCATCTTGGAAAAGTGTGGTgccatccccaaaatccactctGCTAATGTGTCTGTGGGGGAAGGCACAGTAGCTGCTGGCTATCAAGACTTCATCATTTGTGTGGAGATGTTCTTTGCAGCCATTGCCCTGCGCCACGCCTTCACATACAAGGTGTATGTGGACAAGAGGATTGATGCCCAAG CTGTTCCATCATATGGGCCATACG GTCGCTGTGCTCCCATGAAGAGCATCTCCAGCAGCCTCAAGGAGACCATGAATCCCCATGACATTGTCCAAGACGCGATCCACAACTTCTCTCCAGCCTACCAGCAGTACACGCAGCAGTCGACGCTGGAGCACGGTCCCCCTTGGCGCAATGGCAGCCACGTCATCTCGcgctcccacagctgctccggCGCCCGTGACAACGAGAAGACCCTCTTGCTGAGCTCCGATGATGAATTCTAG
- the TMEM184B gene encoding transmembrane protein 184B isoform X2, whose amino-acid sequence MIMMTDVTAVPRLGSTATTPAVAPNFSWMPEDGSPTAVEQPIFLMTTAAQAISGFFVWTALLITCHQIYMHLRCYSCPNEQRYIVRILFIVPIYAFDSWLSLLFFTNDQYYVYFGTVRDCYEAFVIYNFLSLCYEYLGGESSIMSEIRGKPIESSCVYGTCCLWGKTYSIGFLRFCKQATLQFCVVKPLMAISTVILQAFGKYQDGDFDVTSGYLYVTIIYNISVSLALYALFLFYFATRELLSPYSPVLKFFMVKSVIFLSFWQGMLLAILEKCGAIPKIHSANVSVGEGTVAAGYQDFIICVEMFFAAIALRHAFTYKVYVDKRIDAQGRCAPMKSISSSLKETMNPHDIVQDAIHNFSPAYQQYTQQSTLEHGPPWRNGSHVISRSHSCSGARDNEKTLLLSSDDEF is encoded by the exons ATGATTATGATGACTGATGTCACTGCAGTCCCCAGACTGGGGTCGACTGCCaccactccagctgtggctcctAACTTCTCCTGGATGCCAGAGGATGGCAGCCCCACGGCTGTGGAGCAGCCAATATTCCTCATGACCACTGCTGCTCAGGCTATCTCAGGTTTCTTTGTATGGACAGCTTTGCTCATCACCTGCCATCAG ATCTACATGCACCTGCGCTGCTACAGCTGCCCAAACGAGCAGCGCTACATCGTTCGCATCCTCTTCATCGTGCCCATTTATGCCTTTGACTCCTGGCTCAGCCTCCTGTTCTTCACCAATGACCAGTACTATGTTTACTTCGGCACAGTGCGGGACTGCTATGAAG CCTTTGTAATATACAACTTTCTCAGCCTCTGCTATGAGTATTTGGGAGGGGAGAGCTCCATCATGTCTGAGATCAGAGGGAAACCAATTGA GTCCAGCTGTGTGTACGGGACTTGCTGCCTGTGGGGAAAGACATATTCAATTGGATTCCTGAGATTCTGCAAACAG GCTACCCTGCAGTTCTGTGTGGTGAAGCCCCTCATGGCCATCAGCACAGTCATCCTTCAGGCCTTTGGCAAGTACCAGGATGGTGACTTTGA TGTAACCAGTGGCTACCTCTATGTGACGATCATCTACAACATCTCTGTCAGCCTGGCACTGTATGCCCTCTTCCTTTTCTACTTCGCCACACGTGAGCTGCTCAGTCCCTACAGCCCAGTCCTCAAGTTCTTCATGGTGAAATCTGTCATCTTCCTGTCCTTCTGGCAAG GGATGCTCTTGGCCATCTTGGAAAAGTGTGGTgccatccccaaaatccactctGCTAATGTGTCTGTGGGGGAAGGCACAGTAGCTGCTGGCTATCAAGACTTCATCATTTGTGTGGAGATGTTCTTTGCAGCCATTGCCCTGCGCCACGCCTTCACATACAAGGTGTATGTGGACAAGAGGATTGATGCCCAAG GTCGCTGTGCTCCCATGAAGAGCATCTCCAGCAGCCTCAAGGAGACCATGAATCCCCATGACATTGTCCAAGACGCGATCCACAACTTCTCTCCAGCCTACCAGCAGTACACGCAGCAGTCGACGCTGGAGCACGGTCCCCCTTGGCGCAATGGCAGCCACGTCATCTCGcgctcccacagctgctccggCGCCCGTGACAACGAGAAGACCCTCTTGCTGAGCTCCGATGATGAATTCTAG